The following proteins come from a genomic window of Nitrospira sp.:
- a CDS encoding 3-hydroxybutyryl-CoA dehydrogenase has translation MTLEDIKTIGIVGAGQMGRGISQVCATVGYEVLLIDVAEPPLTEAVSKIRVGLQRAVERGSLTDQQAGEVLALVRPLGRLDRLRDVQMVIEAVPEDVAVKQELFAQLNRICMPQAVLASNTSSISITKLGAASGRPDRVVGLHFMNPAPVMRLVEVVRGLETSERTTQLAFDLAKRLGKTPVVAKDVPGFIVNRVLIPMINEAIFALEEGVASAEDIDLAMTAGANHPVGPLALADRIGLDTVLAICEVLHQDIGDPKFRACPLLRRYVEAGWLGRKCGQGFYVYEGKNERQEAISRKS, from the coding sequence ATGACGCTCGAGGATATCAAAACAATCGGGATTGTCGGTGCCGGCCAGATGGGTCGCGGCATCAGCCAGGTGTGCGCTACCGTCGGCTATGAGGTTCTCCTGATAGATGTCGCCGAGCCGCCATTGACGGAAGCCGTTTCCAAGATCCGTGTCGGACTGCAACGGGCGGTTGAACGAGGGAGTCTTACCGATCAGCAAGCCGGAGAGGTCTTGGCGCTCGTCCGTCCGTTGGGGCGGCTCGACCGTTTGCGGGACGTGCAGATGGTTATCGAAGCGGTTCCGGAAGACGTCGCGGTGAAGCAGGAACTCTTCGCCCAATTGAATCGAATCTGCATGCCTCAGGCGGTGCTCGCGAGCAACACTTCATCTATTTCAATCACGAAGTTGGGAGCCGCCTCCGGCAGGCCGGACCGCGTCGTGGGCTTGCATTTCATGAATCCTGCACCCGTGATGCGTCTTGTGGAAGTGGTTCGCGGGCTGGAAACATCCGAACGAACGACGCAGCTCGCCTTCGACCTGGCAAAGCGCTTGGGGAAAACGCCGGTCGTGGCGAAGGATGTACCGGGATTCATCGTGAACCGTGTGCTGATTCCCATGATCAATGAAGCGATTTTCGCATTGGAGGAAGGCGTAGCCTCTGCTGAAGATATCGATCTGGCGATGACTGCCGGCGCCAACCATCCCGTGGGGCCGCTGGCCCTTGCCGACCGCATCGGGTTGGATACCGTGCTGGCCATCTGCGAGGTCTTGCATCAAGACATAGGCGATCCCAAATTTCGGGCGTGCCCCTTACTCCGTCGGTATGTCGAAGCGGGGTGGTTGGGACGAAAGTGCGGCCAAGGATTCTATGTCTACGAAGGGAAGAACGAACGGCAGGAAGCGATAAGCCGTAAGTCCTGA
- a CDS encoding putative acyltransferase, with translation MNRTACAVIVSAVRTPMGSFNGVFSQVPATKLGSLAIAEALKRIHLPPDRVDQVYMGCVLSAGLGQAPARQASIEAGIPHSIGATTVNKVCGSSIQTVIMATQAIGLGEANIVVAGGMENMTRAPYLLEKARQGYRLGHAELVDSLVKDGLWDVYNKFHMGNGGELCAAKYRLTRKELDDFAFESYRRAREAIATGIFKREIAPVEVPQRKGPAVTIMEDEEPNRVDLNRMRELKPVFQDDGVLTVGNSPSCNDGAAALVVMAETEAARLGLIPMARIVGYAGAALAPEWFTIAPIEAIKRVLTKTGFTIGDIDLFEINEAFSAVSLAINRELGLDEKKVNVNGGAVALGHPIGATGARLLTTLVHAMAARGARRGLAGLCIGGGEALAMIVERE, from the coding sequence GTGAACCGGACAGCATGTGCAGTCATCGTCAGCGCCGTACGGACCCCGATGGGCAGTTTCAACGGCGTGTTCAGCCAGGTGCCGGCGACAAAATTGGGTAGTCTCGCCATCGCCGAAGCGTTGAAGCGGATTCACCTGCCCCCGGATCGTGTGGACCAAGTCTACATGGGCTGTGTCCTCAGCGCCGGTCTAGGGCAGGCCCCGGCCAGGCAGGCATCCATCGAAGCAGGAATTCCTCACTCAATCGGGGCCACCACGGTGAACAAGGTCTGTGGATCGAGCATCCAAACGGTGATCATGGCGACCCAAGCTATTGGACTCGGAGAAGCGAACATCGTCGTGGCAGGTGGGATGGAAAACATGACCCGCGCGCCATATTTGTTGGAAAAAGCTCGACAGGGCTATCGACTGGGACATGCGGAATTGGTCGATAGCCTCGTCAAAGACGGACTGTGGGACGTCTACAATAAGTTTCACATGGGAAACGGCGGTGAACTGTGTGCGGCCAAGTATCGGTTGACGAGAAAAGAACTGGATGATTTCGCGTTTGAGAGCTATCGGCGCGCTCGTGAGGCGATTGCGACGGGAATTTTTAAACGGGAGATTGCGCCGGTCGAGGTGCCGCAACGCAAAGGTCCGGCTGTGACGATCATGGAAGACGAGGAGCCGAATCGAGTCGATCTGAACAGAATGCGTGAGCTCAAGCCTGTCTTCCAGGACGACGGCGTTCTGACGGTGGGCAATTCCCCTTCCTGCAATGATGGGGCGGCTGCGTTGGTTGTCATGGCGGAGACGGAAGCGGCACGCCTCGGGCTTATCCCGATGGCGCGCATCGTCGGCTACGCCGGAGCAGCGCTGGCGCCGGAATGGTTTACGATCGCGCCGATCGAGGCGATCAAGCGGGTGCTCACAAAAACGGGCTTCACGATCGGTGATATCGATTTGTTCGAAATCAACGAGGCGTTTTCAGCCGTCTCCCTGGCGATCAACCGTGAATTGGGACTCGACGAGAAAAAGGTCAATGTGAATGGCGGAGCGGTTGCGCTCGGGCATCCCATCGGGGCAACCGGCGCGCGCTTGCTCACCACTTTGGTTCACGCTATGGCGGCGCGTGGAGCCAGGCGGGGATTGGCCGGCCTCTGCATCGGAGGAGGAGAAGCGTTGGCGATGATCGTAGAACGGGAATAG
- a CDS encoding Dihydrolipoamide acetyltransferase component (E2) of acetoin dehydrogenase complex: MSTDIIMPQLGESIAEGTVVKWLVPVGGTIQKDESLLEVETEKVTLEIPSPTTGLLKEVIVHEGETVPVGTLLAHIESVPSSEVINRVGGVVLRPMEPSSTGEQHHSPAVRQMAKEHGIDLSQVKGTGVGGRVTKKDVLDFIAQSDARPKVAATVSESSMGEDFLPFTQMRKTIADRMVKSKQTSAHVSTFFEADFSGIATFREGRNLTYLPFVIRATARALRDMPIVNSSWGEQGIAVKKDIHIGIATALEDGLLVPVVRYADRKGLTQLAKEIADRAERARSKKLNPEEVQGGTFTITNHGGFGSLFSTPIIHQPQIAILGVGAIQKRAIVMNDAIAIRPMGYLSLSFDHRVIDGATADQFMAKVKHYLEQSQWEQIL, translated from the coding sequence ATGTCTACCGACATCATCATGCCGCAGCTTGGAGAAAGCATCGCAGAGGGGACGGTCGTCAAATGGCTTGTCCCGGTCGGAGGGACGATTCAAAAGGACGAGTCCCTCTTGGAAGTGGAAACCGAAAAGGTGACATTGGAAATTCCCTCGCCTACCACCGGCTTGTTGAAGGAGGTCATCGTTCATGAGGGTGAGACGGTTCCTGTCGGCACCTTGCTGGCGCACATCGAGAGTGTTCCATCTTCGGAAGTCATTAACCGGGTCGGCGGGGTGGTCCTTCGGCCTATGGAACCGTCTTCGACAGGTGAACAACATCATTCTCCGGCCGTCCGGCAGATGGCAAAGGAGCATGGAATCGATCTCTCGCAGGTGAAGGGGACAGGGGTGGGCGGTCGGGTGACCAAAAAGGATGTTCTCGATTTTATCGCTCAGAGTGATGCTCGGCCCAAGGTTGCCGCCACAGTCAGCGAGTCTTCCATGGGCGAAGACTTTCTTCCCTTCACGCAGATGCGTAAGACCATCGCGGACCGGATGGTCAAAAGCAAACAAACGTCGGCCCATGTCTCCACCTTTTTTGAAGCCGATTTTTCGGGCATCGCCACGTTCCGAGAGGGTCGAAACCTGACCTATCTCCCCTTTGTGATTCGCGCTACGGCGCGAGCTCTTCGCGATATGCCGATCGTGAACTCGTCATGGGGAGAACAGGGAATAGCGGTCAAGAAAGATATCCACATCGGAATCGCCACGGCACTCGAAGACGGACTCTTGGTGCCGGTGGTGCGATATGCCGATCGAAAAGGACTGACACAGTTGGCAAAAGAAATTGCGGATCGTGCGGAACGAGCCAGGTCCAAGAAGTTGAACCCCGAAGAGGTTCAAGGAGGAACGTTCACGATCACGAATCATGGGGGATTCGGCAGCTTATTCAGCACCCCGATCATTCATCAGCCGCAAATCGCCATTCTGGGCGTCGGCGCGATTCAGAAACGAGCCATCGTTATGAACGATGCGATTGCGATTCGTCCGATGGGCTACCTCAGCTTGTCGTTCGACCACCGGGTTATCGATGGGGCGACGGCGGATCAGTTCATGGCAAAGGTGAAACACTATCTCGAACAAAGTCAGTGGGAGCAGATCTTGTGA
- a CDS encoding acetoin dehydrogenase E1 component beta-subunit — MTTMAQATEDVSYLEAISQALDEEMARDERVFVMGEDVGTYGGAFKITEGFLQKYGEWRVLDTPLSESGIVGAAIGAAMMGLRPVVEMQFADFISCAFDQITEVAAKNHYRWGAAVPMVIRAPFGGGVHGGPFHSECPEGWFFHSPGLKLVAPSTPYDAKGLLKAAIRDPNPVIYFEHKFLYRRIKSALPTEDFVVPIGKADIKRAGNNISVITYGAMVHLALEAAQTLAQEGIDLEVVDLRTLMPLDKETIFASVRKTSKAILLHEDNKTGGIGAEVAALLAEDCFDCLDGPIVRIAPPDTPVPFSTPLEEFFLPKPSDIIAAARKLAAY; from the coding sequence ATGACGACCATGGCTCAAGCGACGGAGGATGTCAGTTACCTCGAGGCGATCTCACAGGCTTTGGACGAAGAAATGGCCCGTGATGAACGGGTGTTTGTAATGGGCGAGGATGTCGGCACGTACGGGGGCGCCTTCAAGATTACCGAAGGGTTTCTCCAAAAGTACGGCGAATGGCGGGTACTCGATACGCCGCTTTCGGAATCCGGAATTGTCGGGGCGGCGATCGGTGCAGCCATGATGGGGCTGCGTCCGGTCGTAGAGATGCAATTCGCAGATTTTATTTCCTGCGCCTTCGACCAGATTACCGAGGTGGCGGCCAAAAATCACTACCGATGGGGAGCCGCGGTGCCCATGGTCATCCGCGCGCCGTTCGGCGGGGGGGTGCACGGCGGGCCGTTCCATTCTGAATGTCCCGAAGGCTGGTTTTTCCATTCTCCGGGACTCAAGTTGGTCGCCCCGTCCACGCCGTACGACGCCAAGGGGCTCCTCAAAGCGGCGATTCGCGACCCCAACCCGGTGATTTACTTTGAGCATAAATTTCTCTACCGACGTATCAAGTCTGCATTGCCTACAGAAGACTTCGTTGTGCCGATCGGAAAGGCCGATATAAAGCGGGCGGGGAACAATATTTCGGTCATCACGTACGGCGCGATGGTACATCTCGCACTCGAAGCGGCTCAGACGTTGGCCCAGGAAGGGATCGATCTCGAAGTCGTCGACTTACGCACATTGATGCCGCTCGACAAGGAGACTATCTTTGCGTCGGTGCGAAAAACCAGCAAAGCCATTCTTCTGCATGAAGACAATAAGACCGGCGGTATCGGAGCCGAGGTCGCGGCGCTGTTGGCTGAAGACTGTTTCGATTGCTTGGACGGGCCGATCGTACGTATCGCACCGCCGGATACGCCCGTGCCGTTCAGCACGCCGTTGGAAGAATTCTTTCTTCCGAAGCCGAGCGATATTATCGCCGCTGCAAGGAAACTGGCAGCCTATTAG
- a CDS encoding acetoin dehydrogenase E1 component alpha-subunit has translation MDVSVIAKEIKRDDLLHMYYYLKLTRALEDRITALYRQGRIVGGVYTSHGMEAIAVGYASALERDDIIAPFHRDMGAFLIRGFTTGEILAQYLGKRTGPTKGKDGNVHMGDLKRGVFGFVSHLADNMPVAAGAALAFKIREEPRVVFAGTGDGGTSRGDFHEAMNFAAVRKLPVVFFCNNNQYAYSTPLRLQMAIPNVVDRAKAYAMPGEIVDGNDVAAVHLAAKRAIAGARAGVGPTFLEFKTMRMHGHSEHDPATYVPREVLEEWKKKDPIVKAERLLKELGYGDNASFQEVTARAKSEVEAGVEFAEQSPLPEGPEVLEGVFADKADSH, from the coding sequence ATGGATGTTTCCGTCATTGCCAAGGAGATCAAGCGGGACGATCTACTCCACATGTACTATTACCTGAAGCTCACTCGGGCGCTGGAAGACAGGATCACGGCGCTCTACCGGCAGGGACGTATCGTCGGTGGAGTCTATACCAGTCATGGAATGGAAGCGATCGCCGTCGGGTATGCTTCGGCGCTTGAGCGCGACGATATCATCGCGCCGTTCCATCGAGACATGGGGGCCTTCCTCATTCGAGGCTTCACGACCGGCGAGATTCTCGCGCAATATCTCGGCAAGAGGACCGGCCCGACCAAAGGAAAAGACGGCAATGTCCACATGGGAGATCTCAAGCGCGGTGTCTTCGGATTCGTCAGCCATCTGGCGGATAACATGCCGGTGGCTGCCGGAGCGGCGCTCGCCTTCAAGATCAGAGAGGAGCCTCGCGTAGTCTTTGCGGGAACCGGCGACGGTGGGACGAGCAGAGGCGATTTCCACGAAGCCATGAATTTTGCCGCGGTGCGGAAGCTCCCAGTCGTCTTCTTCTGCAACAATAACCAATATGCTTACTCGACGCCGCTTCGTCTTCAAATGGCGATTCCGAATGTCGTCGATCGAGCGAAGGCGTACGCCATGCCGGGTGAAATTGTGGACGGCAACGATGTGGCGGCGGTCCATCTGGCGGCAAAACGGGCGATTGCCGGCGCTCGCGCAGGGGTAGGGCCGACTTTCCTCGAGTTTAAAACGATGCGGATGCACGGCCATTCCGAACATGATCCGGCTACATACGTCCCGCGCGAGGTGTTGGAAGAATGGAAGAAGAAAGATCCGATCGTAAAAGCCGAGCGGTTGCTCAAGGAACTCGGCTATGGCGATAACGCCTCTTTCCAAGAAGTCACCGCACGCGCGAAGAGCGAAGTCGAGGCCGGTGTGGAATTCGCGGAACAGAGCCCGCTGCCTGAAGGACCGGAGGTGTTGGAAGGCGTGTTTGCAGACAAGGCCGACAGTCATTAG
- a CDS encoding Fumarylacetoacetate hydrolase family protein, producing the protein MKLVSFRVNTSLGTFTRVGAIHDQRIVDVNMAYARWLADQQEAQPRRLADAQVPPTMLEFLEGGSSTLAAARRAKDYVTSLPAAVNGPSGETLIYSSAEVQLAAPLPNPPSLRDFIAFEDHIAATSKKRGQPIPPEWYKVPVYYKGNHRTIIGPDEPLPWPLDTAKLDYELELACVIGRQGRDIPERHAEDYIAGYTIMNDFSARDIQFQEMACRLGPAKGKDFATAMGPCLITSDEIADLGALMMIARVNGEEWSRGRFGTIHWSFPQMIAHVSRGEAIYPGDVFGSGTVGRGCGLEMDRYLKPGDVVELEIQPIGVLRTQVVSATQGGEDVGRHG; encoded by the coding sequence ATGAAGCTCGTCAGTTTTCGAGTCAACACTTCCCTCGGTACATTCACAAGGGTTGGAGCGATACACGACCAACGAATAGTGGATGTGAATATGGCCTACGCCCGTTGGTTGGCGGATCAACAGGAAGCACAACCACGCCGACTAGCCGACGCGCAAGTTCCACCGACCATGCTGGAGTTCCTCGAAGGAGGATCTTCCACGCTGGCTGCGGCCCGTCGAGCGAAAGATTATGTGACCTCACTTCCCGCAGCAGTCAACGGTCCGTCCGGTGAGACGCTCATCTATTCGTCCGCCGAGGTGCAACTCGCTGCTCCTCTCCCCAATCCACCATCGCTCCGGGATTTTATCGCGTTTGAAGATCATATCGCCGCGACATCCAAGAAGCGAGGCCAGCCGATCCCGCCGGAGTGGTACAAGGTTCCCGTGTACTACAAAGGGAATCATCGCACGATCATCGGGCCGGACGAGCCTCTTCCCTGGCCGTTAGATACGGCCAAGTTAGATTATGAGCTGGAACTTGCGTGCGTGATCGGGCGACAGGGTCGTGACATCCCTGAACGACACGCGGAGGATTACATCGCCGGTTACACGATCATGAACGATTTCAGCGCGAGGGATATTCAATTTCAAGAAATGGCCTGTCGGCTGGGCCCGGCGAAAGGCAAGGATTTCGCGACGGCGATGGGCCCTTGTCTCATAACCTCGGATGAGATTGCGGACCTCGGTGCTTTGATGATGATCGCCAGGGTCAACGGAGAGGAATGGTCGCGAGGGCGATTTGGGACGATCCATTGGTCATTCCCCCAAATGATCGCCCATGTGTCGCGGGGAGAAGCAATCTATCCCGGAGATGTCTTCGGTTCGGGAACGGTGGGAAGAGGATGCGGTTTGGAGATGGACCGTTACTTGAAGCCCGGCGACGTGGTGGAGTTGGAAATCCAGCCCATCGGCGTGCTGAGGACTCAAGTGGTGAGCGCAACGCAGGGGGGTGAGGATGTCGGTCGGCACGGGTGA
- a CDS encoding Homogentisate 1,2-dioxygenase, with protein sequence MYLKRRGKVPNQAHVGIPEGLYEEEHGRNGFVGSVSHLYRTHPPTAWIAIDGKLRPRAFACTQIPKTAFSDTTQSVLMMQSQDVHLHMSWRRETMPCFVRNADGDEVHFVHLGRGRFETDYGVLSYEPGDYVVIPKGTTYRIHVDTDPSFSLIMETPIPMVMPDRGPLGQHALFDKGVLLAPELEPVEPAETGFQTWEVHIKRQGEWTGVTYPFYPMDVVGWKGDLWVAKLNVRDFRPVVSPRYHLPPSVHQTFQAGGCLISTFAPRPLESDPEALRVPFYHRNTDYDEVLFYHDGEFFSRAGIQAGMLTLHPQGIHHGPHPQAVQAGKTKMYTTEVAVMIESKTPFTVQPEMEPVEIKDYALSWSRR encoded by the coding sequence ATGTATCTCAAGCGGAGAGGAAAAGTTCCCAACCAGGCCCATGTCGGAATTCCCGAAGGGCTGTATGAAGAAGAACATGGCCGAAACGGTTTCGTGGGCTCGGTTTCTCATCTCTACCGAACACATCCACCGACAGCCTGGATCGCTATCGACGGGAAGCTGAGGCCGAGGGCCTTTGCCTGTACGCAGATCCCCAAGACCGCATTCTCCGATACCACGCAATCAGTATTGATGATGCAAAGCCAGGATGTACATCTCCACATGTCCTGGCGACGAGAGACCATGCCCTGTTTCGTGCGCAATGCGGACGGAGATGAAGTCCATTTCGTGCATCTGGGGAGAGGCAGGTTTGAGACGGATTATGGCGTTCTTTCCTACGAGCCGGGCGATTACGTGGTGATTCCTAAAGGTACGACCTATCGAATTCATGTCGATACGGACCCTTCTTTTTCGCTGATTATGGAGACCCCGATTCCTATGGTCATGCCGGATCGAGGTCCCCTCGGACAACATGCGTTGTTCGATAAAGGCGTGTTGCTTGCTCCTGAGTTGGAGCCGGTAGAACCGGCAGAAACCGGATTCCAAACATGGGAGGTCCACATCAAGCGTCAAGGTGAATGGACGGGAGTGACCTATCCCTTCTATCCCATGGACGTCGTCGGGTGGAAAGGAGATCTCTGGGTTGCGAAGCTGAACGTGAGGGACTTCCGGCCGGTCGTCAGTCCCCGCTATCATCTGCCGCCGAGCGTCCATCAGACATTCCAAGCCGGAGGGTGCCTCATTTCCACTTTTGCTCCGAGGCCGTTGGAAAGTGATCCGGAGGCCTTGCGCGTGCCCTTTTATCATCGAAATACGGACTATGATGAAGTGCTGTTCTATCATGATGGGGAATTCTTCAGCCGCGCCGGGATTCAAGCGGGGATGCTCACGCTACACCCGCAGGGTATCCACCATGGACCGCACCCGCAGGCGGTCCAAGCCGGCAAGACGAAGATGTACACCACCGAAGTGGCGGTGATGATCGAATCCAAGACTCCCTTCACGGTCCAACCGGAGATGGAGCCGGTGGAGATCAAAGACTACGCATTGAGCTGGAGCCGTCGATGA
- a CDS encoding Lactoylglutathione lyase, protein MEQATGFDHVTLCVDNLEAAEFLFAKILGFEVIWSARDVGSNTSSMDTIVVQRGTAKIALMQGRDKTGKSQINEFIERYGPGVQHVALEVDDIEAVCREWEAHGVKFSGPVKEGRDGFGPLKQRFTYPLFPHSGLFFELTQRQHGDVAARTFVRSTVESLYKDIERDQTSGIERTIIDYDSSSPSGQKEPLKKAS, encoded by the coding sequence ATGGAACAGGCCACCGGTTTTGATCATGTGACTCTCTGTGTCGACAATCTTGAAGCTGCGGAATTCCTGTTCGCCAAGATCTTGGGTTTTGAAGTGATCTGGTCTGCCAGAGATGTCGGAAGCAACACCTCATCGATGGATACTATCGTCGTACAGCGTGGAACCGCCAAGATCGCCCTCATGCAGGGCCGCGACAAAACGGGAAAGTCTCAAATCAACGAATTCATAGAACGGTATGGACCGGGCGTGCAGCATGTGGCTCTCGAAGTCGATGATATCGAAGCGGTGTGCCGAGAGTGGGAGGCGCATGGCGTCAAGTTCAGCGGACCGGTCAAAGAGGGGCGGGATGGGTTTGGACCGCTTAAGCAACGCTTCACCTATCCTCTCTTTCCGCACAGTGGGTTGTTCTTCGAATTGACCCAGCGGCAGCATGGTGACGTGGCGGCGAGGACGTTCGTCAGAAGCACGGTGGAGTCACTGTACAAGGATATCGAACGAGATCAAACGTCCGGGATCGAGAGGACGATCATTGATTACGACTCATCGTCGCCGTCAGGGCAAAAGGAACCGCTGAAAAAGGCGTCCTAA
- a CDS encoding Thiaminase II translates to MTFHQKMRRLVLEHGAINNSYLDRFRVGDLTDLDLKEFALEFYNFSRFFPRILISQLVNTEDERVADELTKVLYSELGDGQADHRHELLYRRFLRSVGIDIHEAMTRPMLPSTRAYIEGMERLYSDGNHAKALGASFGLENMAITMWDYLIPGLVHLRAIRHPHMDLTYFTFHRELEQSHEEAMKHAVQVMDDGVGSTTLSFHQQEDFRLGVTSVLDYLEGFWMGLESHRPTDVGRSARHEMNAAASQ, encoded by the coding sequence ATGACGTTTCATCAGAAAATGAGACGACTGGTGCTCGAGCATGGTGCCATCAACAACTCCTACTTGGATCGCTTCAGAGTAGGAGATCTTACCGATTTGGACCTCAAGGAGTTCGCACTCGAGTTCTACAACTTTTCCCGGTTTTTCCCCCGCATCCTGATATCCCAGTTGGTAAATACCGAAGATGAACGGGTAGCCGATGAACTGACCAAGGTCCTGTACTCCGAGTTGGGCGACGGACAAGCCGATCATCGGCATGAACTCCTCTATCGAAGATTTTTGCGATCCGTGGGTATCGACATACACGAAGCCATGACCCGACCGATGCTGCCTTCAACCCGCGCCTACATAGAGGGAATGGAACGGCTCTATAGTGACGGCAATCACGCCAAGGCCTTGGGAGCGTCCTTTGGACTTGAGAACATGGCCATCACGATGTGGGATTACCTGATCCCCGGTCTCGTCCATCTCAGAGCTATTCGCCACCCGCACATGGACCTGACGTATTTCACGTTTCACCGGGAACTGGAGCAGAGTCATGAGGAGGCGATGAAACACGCCGTTCAAGTCATGGACGACGGCGTTGGCTCGACAACACTGTCGTTTCACCAGCAAGAAGACTTTCGGCTTGGCGTGACGTCCGTCCTAGACTATCTGGAGGGATTTTGGATGGGACTTGAGAGCCACCGTCCTACCGACGTTGGCCGGTCCGCACGACATGAAATGAATGCAGCGGCCTCCCAATAA
- a CDS encoding Long-chain-fatty-acid--CoA ligase — translation MQQPWISRYDAGVPAHVDYPEWTVPDLLRHSAARAPDSPALLFYGARLSYRDLDDLTTRLAVALHRLGVKRGDRVALMLPNIPQSVIAYYGIMKAGAIVVPTNPLYVEREIQTQLVDSGSSTIVALDLFYPRIRTVQTATTFPKQIIMTSIRDFLPPLKKFLYPLKARLAKRWISTPTGPSIYDFVDLINSTPNANGDQISDLPMVAPDDLAQLQYTGGTTGIPKGVMLTHRNVVVNTLQGRAWDPHFRDGGELFLGAIPFFHCYGQSTCQNLAVATGCPIVLLPRFHPDEVVKAIHNHRVTVFSGVPMMFAKINEVSHIERYNLRSLRVCLSGASPLPADVQKEFERTTGVRIAEGYGLTEAGPTTHCNPLHMEHPHGAMGLPFPDTEARVVDADNGLHDVPIGETGELIVRGPQIMQGYWNKEEETQAVLRDSWLFTGDLVRRNDDGYFFFVDRKKDIIKSHGETVYPREVEEVLLQHPDVSEAAVVGVADHIYGELIEAYIVTKPGSLVTKQELIQHCTGQLARYKIPSAVEFREELPRTIIGKVLRRTMREEAVRSRSAETVEHQAV, via the coding sequence ATGCAACAGCCCTGGATCAGTCGGTATGATGCCGGTGTTCCCGCTCACGTCGATTATCCTGAATGGACTGTACCGGACCTCCTGCGCCATTCAGCCGCACGCGCTCCAGATTCTCCCGCACTGCTCTTCTACGGCGCCCGCCTTTCCTATCGCGATCTCGATGACTTGACGACTCGCCTGGCAGTCGCTCTTCACAGACTGGGAGTCAAGCGCGGTGATCGGGTCGCACTCATGCTCCCGAACATTCCACAATCGGTCATCGCGTACTACGGCATCATGAAGGCCGGAGCCATCGTCGTTCCCACCAATCCGCTCTACGTAGAACGAGAAATCCAAACGCAATTGGTGGATTCCGGAAGCAGCACCATTGTCGCCCTTGACCTGTTCTACCCACGCATCCGGACCGTCCAGACGGCAACCACCTTCCCCAAGCAGATCATCATGACGAGTATTCGTGACTTTCTCCCGCCGTTGAAAAAGTTCCTGTATCCCCTCAAGGCTCGACTGGCCAAGCGATGGATTTCCACTCCAACCGGACCATCGATCTATGACTTCGTCGATCTGATTAACTCGACTCCCAATGCAAATGGGGACCAGATCTCCGACTTACCGATGGTCGCTCCGGACGACCTAGCGCAACTCCAATACACAGGCGGGACAACCGGCATACCGAAGGGCGTGATGTTGACCCATCGGAACGTGGTCGTGAACACACTCCAAGGACGCGCCTGGGATCCGCATTTTCGAGACGGCGGGGAATTATTTCTGGGGGCGATTCCCTTCTTCCACTGTTACGGCCAAAGCACCTGTCAAAACTTGGCCGTCGCGACCGGATGCCCGATCGTGCTCCTTCCGCGTTTTCACCCCGACGAGGTGGTAAAAGCGATCCACAATCATCGCGTCACCGTCTTCTCGGGCGTCCCGATGATGTTCGCGAAGATCAACGAAGTGTCCCACATCGAACGCTACAATTTACGTTCTCTGCGGGTCTGCCTGAGCGGTGCCAGCCCGCTGCCGGCGGATGTGCAAAAGGAGTTTGAGCGGACGACCGGAGTGAGGATCGCGGAAGGATATGGGCTGACCGAAGCAGGACCGACCACTCACTGCAATCCCCTACACATGGAGCATCCACACGGAGCTATGGGGCTTCCCTTCCCCGACACGGAGGCACGTGTGGTCGACGCGGACAATGGGCTGCATGATGTTCCCATTGGTGAAACAGGTGAATTGATCGTGCGGGGTCCCCAGATCATGCAGGGCTACTGGAATAAGGAAGAGGAGACGCAGGCTGTTTTGCGGGACAGCTGGCTCTTTACCGGCGACCTCGTGCGCAGGAACGACGACGGCTACTTCTTTTTCGTCGATCGCAAGAAGGACATCATCAAATCCCATGGTGAAACGGTCTATCCGCGAGAAGTTGAAGAGGTGTTACTCCAACACCCGGACGTTTCCGAGGCAGCCGTCGTGGGGGTCGCAGATCATATCTACGGTGAACTCATTGAAGCGTACATCGTGACGAAACCCGGGTCACTCGTCACGAAACAGGAATTGATTCAGCACTGCACCGGACAACTCGCACGGTACAAGATCCCGTCGGCCGTTGAATTTCGGGAGGAATTGCCTCGGACAATCATCGGTAAAGTTCTGCGTCGGACGATGCGCGAAGAAGCGGTTCGCTCGCGCAGTGCCGAAACAGTTGAACATCAAGCGGTGTGA